Proteins from a genomic interval of Nasonia vitripennis strain AsymCx chromosome 3, Nvit_psr_1.1, whole genome shotgun sequence:
- the Wds gene encoding wolbachia density suppressor isoform X1, producing MKNLLLTSFLILLAGEIASHPTSVISSGSLERNTDLPVASTDQDSHLERVHVKQETGFDGKVRSIRFSLEPGKDEKPIGVRVNHADNVVPEVVTSSSESDSKSSSGSFSALDTALSSRSRRSIDQQSDKNTLDDLQAEEARVFRPLFVYRQQVARRLKIRNDRQPISGGRPRVQRTKPNYNPYYYPSDYPYRYAPYEYPRY from the exons ATGAAGAACCTACTGCTG ACATCGTTCCTGATACTGCTCGCCGGCGAGATAGCCTCGCATCCGACAAGTGTGATCAGCAGTGGATCGTTGGAGAGAAATACCGATCTGCCGGTGGCAAGTACCGATCAAGACAGCCACTTGGAACGCGTTCACGTGAAACAAGAGACGGGCTTCGATGGCAAAGTTCGCTCGATTCGCTTCAGCCTCGAGCCCGGAAAGGACGAGAAACCAATAGGAGTTCGAGTAAATCACGCCGACAACGTCGTCCCCGAGGTTGTGACGTCTTCTTCGGAATCGGATTCGAAATCGAGTTCCGGTAGCTTCAGTGCGTTG GACACGGCGCTATCCTCAAGGTCGAGAAGATCCATAGATCAACAATCGGACAAAAATACGCTCGACGATCTTCAGGCCGAAGAAGCTCGGGTTTTTCGGCCTCTGTTCGTCTACAGGCAACAGGTGGCCAGACGCTTGAAAATCAGGAACGATAGGCAGCCCATTAGCGGCGGGCGTCCTAGAGTTCAGAGGACAAAACCCAATTATAATCCTTACTATTATCCTTCCGATTATCCATACCGATATGCACCGTACGAATATCCACGTTATTGA
- the LOC100679428 gene encoding uncharacterized protein LOC100679428: MAFPSQTSLVTCGLNFPSKMKNFVVLAFVASCLVVSGQSFALKESGTSPLTTIIETKKELISDAKGVIGDLKQSVVLKKQAAANSIKAAIKAKVGMVTSLKDAKIALLKGAASAKMARLAAIRTAKEAFFRNFMESKKAHLSNAYAVVSDKTQRLLKYKMPIKEKATALLSSAVSKVQNEIAKKKEFIHSLKAPATITNNVIVAPVLQQQPYKLHTYVSDEAPIVGKVYVHEIPLRAVEKEEPPKAVQSVATATSSTYTYGTPAQSYGPPADSYGPPADSYGPPDSA, from the exons ATGGCTTTCCCGAGTCAAACTAGTCTCGTTACTTGTGGTCTTAACTTCCCATCGAAAATGAAGAACTTTGTTGTGTTGGCTTTTGTG GCTTCCTGCCTCGTGGTAAGCGGCCAGAGCTTCGCCCTCAAAGAGAGCGGCACTAGCCCACTGACAACGATAATCGAGACGAAGAAAGAACTCATCAGCGATGCCAAGGGTGTGATCGGCGATCTGAAGCAATCCGTTGTCCTGAAGAAACAGGCGGCCGCCAACAGCATCAAAGCCGCGATCAAAGCCAAAGTAGGCATGGTCACCAGTCTCAAGGATGCCAAAATAGCTCTGCTCAAGGGTGCGGCCTCCGCCAAAATGGCCAGGCTGGCTGCCATCCGCACCGCCAAGGAGGCTTTCTTCAGGAACTTCATGGAGTCGAAGAAAGCTCACCTGAGCAACGCCTACGCTGTCGTTTCTGACAAGACTCAGAGGCTCTTGAAGTACAAGATGCCCATCAAAG AAAAAGCAACGGCCCTCCTTAGCAGCGCAGTGAGCAAAGTCCAGAATGAAATCGCCAAGAAGAAGGAGTTCATCCACTCCCTTAAAGCCCCAGCGACCATCACGAACAACGTCATCGTGGCTCCGGTACTCCAACAGCAGCCCTACAAGCTCCACACCTACGTGAGCGATGAGGCCCCTATCGTAGGCAAGGTCTACGTTCACGAAATTCCTCTGCGCGCCGTCGAGAAGGAAGAGCCACCGAAAGCCGTGCAAAGCGTGGCCACTGCGACTTCCTCGACTTACACTTATGGAACACCCGCTCAATCTTATGGGCCACCAGCTGATAGCTATGGACCACCTGCTGACTCTTACGGACCTCCGGATTCCGCGTAA
- the LOC100679298 gene encoding neurofilament heavy polypeptide-like, protein MESFEKANNAATNTCRSDDVGEPYQSKSRYDGLVYMSEASQTEDYWYEMWTKFNDIRLNLTGEAQMNLLKIKKLIAEIGKVENELSNRHARLLAKKVDSGTQTEKMHDSTVVLDDRMQQKKVEKPIPETVKHQLTVKPLETVKTPEALKTPGKVETPETINTPEMGKPVETFKTTETVKTPEALKTPKTVETPETVKHPLTVKPIEMVKHPLTVKPLETVKTPEALKNPETVKTSETINTPETGKLVENFKTTETVKTPEALKTPETVETSETVKHTLTVKPLETVKTPEALKTPETVKTSETVKHLLTVKLLETIKHPLTVKPLETVKHPLTVKSLETVKTPEALKTPGKVETTETINTPETVKPVKTFKTIETVKTPEALKTPETVRTSEPVRTPRRFKIPETFEIVGEAIWF, encoded by the exons ATGGAGAGCTTTGAAAAAGCTAACAACGCCGCGACAAACACCTGTCGTAGTGATGACGTTGGTGAACCCTATCAGAGCAAGAGTAGG tATGACGGGTTGGTTTATATGAGCGAGGCAAGTCAGACAGAAGACTACTGGTACGAAATGTGGACGAAATTTAATGATATTAGGCTAAACTTAACAGGA GAGGCGCAGATGaatcttttgaaaattaaGAAATTGATTGCAGAAATTGGCAAAGTTGAGAACGAACTCAGTAACCGTCACGCAAGGTTGTTAGCGAAAAAAGTAGATAGCGGCACGCAAACTGAAAAGATGCATGATTCCACTGTGGTGCTGGATGATAGAATGCAGCAAAAAAAGGTTGAGAAACCGATCCCAGAAACGGTCAAACACCAATTAACGGTGAAGCCTCTAGAAACGGTCAAAACACCCGAAGCGTTGAAAACTCCAGGAAAAGTCGAAACCCCAGAGACGATCAACACTCCAGAAATGGGCAAACCAGTAGAAACCTTCAAAACTACAGAAACGGTCAAAACTCCCGAAGCGTTGAAAACTCCAAAAACGGTCGAAACCCCAGAAACGGTCAAACATCCATTAACGGTAAAGCCTATAGAAATGGTCAAACATCCATTAACAGTGAAGCCTCTAGAAACGGTCAAAACTCCCGAAGCGTTGAAAAATCCAGAAACGGTCAAAACCTCAGAGACGATCAACACTCCAGAAACGGGCAAACTAGTAGAAAACTTCAAAACTACAGAAACGGTAAAAACTCCCGAAGCGTTGAAAACTCCAGAAACGGTCGAAACCTCAGAAACGGTCAAACACACGTTAACGGTAAAACCTCTAGAAACGGTCAAAACTCCCGAAGCGTTGAAAACTCCAGAAACGGTCAAAACCTCAGAAACGGTCAAACACCTGTTAACGGTAAAGCTTTTAGAAACAATCAAACATCCATTAACGGTAAAGCCTCTAGAAACGGTCAAACATCCATTAACGGTGAAGTCTCTAGAAACGGTCAAAACTCCCGAAGCTTTGAAAACTCCAGGAAAGGTCGAAACCACAGAGACGATCAACACTCCAGAAACGGTCAAACCAGTAAAAACCTTCAAAACTATAGAAACGGTCAAAACTCCCGAAGCGTTGAAAACTCCAGAAACGGTCAGAACCTCAGAACCGGTCAGAACACCAAGAAGGTTTAAAATTCCAGAAACGTTCGAAATAGTGGGAGAAGCGATTTGGTTTTAG